The genomic window CAGACTCCTTGTCCGTGCGTCCTCTCCTGGGCTATGATTGGATAGCAGGTGAGTTTCTCATAAGGGGAGAAAATATTGTAATGACTGAAAGGTTTACTAGATTACATGGACATAATGAGGTCCACATATAGCTGTCCAGTGAATATGTAATGATGAAATGTCTGGCTTAGacctttttaaatcatatttatgttcagtggcactgtctatgctctttcttttttctttttctttttactcGAGATGTAGCGTATTATACTGTGTGTTTTATTGATTATGTGAACCACTGTTATTGTATAAGGaagggcagtatattaaatataaTAAACCATGTGTAATTTAAAATATCTGAGGTAGGCATTTCAAGTTACACCTTCAGCTTCAAGGGTAGTTTTGGAGAGTGGAGGTTATGGGGCTgaagggtagttttgtaggtagtTTTGCAAGGTGGGAAAGTAGTGTGTATGGAGGGGAGGGATAGGGATGTATTAGCTTCTTTGCTTCAGAGTTGGAAGTTATGGAACTAATTTTCTCCTAGAAATACACTTGGGCAATTTTGAGAAGGGGGGTACATATTTTTCTGGAACCCCAGTTCAGTCTGACCCATTTTCAAACTTGatttgtctttcttttcttttcctttatatGCCAAATTTAATCTCATTCTTTTACATTTCTGAGACTTATTTTGGCCCTCCATTCCTCCAGAGggcaaaagacagacaaacagatttTCTTGGCTACTCTTGTATAATTATTTTTCCAACTTCAATTGAGTTGGGAAGAATAACAATGAGGAAATGCATGCATGGAATTATTTTCAACCTCTTCCTTTGTGTGTGTGCGCATCTGTGTTTGAGGGCACAGTTGGTAGCTGAgaatggtttggggggttgtggaAGGTTTTGTGTTACTTTGGGGGTATAGGTGTAAATGGGTTACTTCAGAGGGTAATAGGGTAGTTGCAAGCAGGTGGGTTTGGGGGATGGAGTAATTTGGAGAATTTGGGAATGGGATAATTGGCATTGTTTTGGTAGTGCAGTAATTGTGGGTTAATTTTGTtgtggggggaagggtgggaagcAGTCTAAAGGGAGCAATCCCAAACTGATGCTTTATTGTATCTAAATTTATTTGCTGCAGAAACTGAAAATGCATTTTGCATAGAAATGCATTGAGGCTTTTTTGGGAAAGAGAGCTTACTTTACTGGAAGCCCCCTTCCCAGTCTGATCTGGTACATCTTCAAACTCGTTGAATCTTTTACAGGTTTTTCCCACATGCTAAATTTGATCCCATTTTGTTAAATTTTGGGAGAATTATTTTGCCCACAGACAGACATTTGTCAAAACCTTATACTTATATCATTCTTTCCAGTTTCCTTTGGATTAGAAAGAATAAAAAGCTGGGATCGTTGAGCAGTCAGAGTTACCTGATAATTAATCCACTGTTAAAAATAGAGACCAAGGagggaaaatatattttttgtaaacTGTTAATTTTTTTCAACACAAATGGTGACATAACATATGACTCGTATACAGAACAAAAGTATACAACCCAAATTGAGGTCTGATTTCTTATTTCCCCGATTCAACACTATTATAAGATAGCAAACTGTACAAACACCTACCCCACTCCCCAAAAAGTCCCCAACCCCTCTTCCTACCTAGGAGCTCAAGATACCATTAGCGGTAGCTTAGGTTGATCCTGAAGTGTGTTGAGAATTCTATTGCATGCTGGAGGGAATTATACATGTAGGAAAGGTGAccaagaggggcattttcaaaaggacatctaattctgaggttggacattttggacAAGACGTTCATAAATCCAGCAGAAAaaaatgtcaattttcatcttttatttttgaaaatgacctatgtatacgttttggtccttaggacgtctatcttttttgtccattttccaaaaataaaaacgtccgcATGAAAAACGCaccaaagcaagttttgtagatgtacccagCTACCTTGTCTGATGGCAACAGAGGAAtcttcatcagctgagctggtttcggggattcctgccagctcagctgccAGGATCAACTGAGCTGCGGAGCCCGACATCCCCCTCACATCCTCCAAAATTGTTGGACCCCATACCTGCCGATgacaaattggcaggagggaagcctacTCAGTCCTGCCTACAGGGTTgcgtgctgcaaatgatgggcctttcccctcccagtgcatcttgggatgcagtgagaGGGGcctaagccctgattggctcaaactgGCAATAAACTATAGTTTAATTTACTGTGGGAGTCGCTAACCTGCAGCAACTCAATCCTGCAGGTTAGCAGTTCCCAAGTATATGAATAATACAACTTGTGATCAACCTTGCAAGCTGCTGTTATTCTGCTCCTGGAAGCATCTTAAAGAGACTGTTAACAAGGtatccactgtatttttttaactGTTCAGACTACCCCCATGACCTCCATACCTATGAGGGGTTTACATTGACCAGAGCAGGAGCATTCCCCATTCACTTCTGCCTCTTAGAGCtccaggttcaaaatggcaccagttgACCTCTACTGATAACTTTATGATTCTACCACTTGGCCCTGTTTGTCAGCTTGTCCCCTTGTGGACTCGTGATCAggtgagactaccactagggttCAATGGATGAACTGACACTGTTTTGAACTCTTTTGGCCAGAGGTGCCATGGCTTTAACAACCAAGAGTATCACATCTGATGCACACTTTCTTAGTATGCTGTATTGCTGGATGTTTCCTACTTAATTTTTCCAGGATTGTTGGACATGGATTCATCACTGTGGGAGAAATCTGAACAATACTTCTCTGACCTACATGAGTTCCGACAAATAAACCAGGATGAATGTGTCCAGGAACTTTTAGAGTAAGTTATCGCTGGTAACCAGACTTGTGTACAATGGTTGAGGCAAGCTTTGCATTACTCGAACACTTCCGAGAAAGGTAATGGTGTAagttcaagtttttcaagtttattaggtgtttatatatcgcctatcaagggGACCTGGACACTATGGAAGGCCGTCGTTTCTGTTCAatttgggaacatttttggatGGATCTCACTCCACATGCTCGCAGCAGATTAttgaatacagtggaaccttggtttacgagcataattcgttccagaagcatgctcgtaaaccaaaatactcatatatcaaagcaagtttccccagaggaactaagggaaacttgcttgattcgttcccacccacccccatcccccgaggccagaggcgctgctctaccccccccccccaagaaccggcattgctccccctgctcATGAAGGGCCCCCCCGCGTGATCTGCCATCCCCCCCACGTGATCCACCATCCTCCCGCTCGCGTCGCACCTGCCCCCcgccgcgatccagcatcccccaggcacccacccacccacccacccgatcacattctttatccccatttggcaccggcaccaacacacaggacatgccggtgccggtgcccgaagatctgccttcttctttgcgctgggccttgagcatctgcgcatgttgtATTTTGTTTGGCACACTGTCTTGCACTTTTCTattcaataaatacatttaaacatatatcgcctatcaaggttatctaagcggttttacaatcaagtTGAAACCTTTGATTGGGGGAGGAGTGTTTGGGTGTCTATTCCTGTCCCCACCTCTCCCTCTCTAACCCCTCCATGCCAAAATTGATAAAGGTTCTCTTGAGGCTGGCAAGAGGTGAACATGGCAACACAACTTACTTGCAACAGTGTTGCTGTACCACCCAGTTGAGCCCAGTAGCAGGAGAGCCGCTTAAGTGCATTATCTtctcctgctgcagctgctgcacaacTAAGTTTCATAAAAGAGCTGCAAAATGACATGACAGTTATTACAATATTTGGTCCTGCAGGAGGAGGCTGTGTGGCAGTGACTGGTACAAACTTTACATATGTCtgtgctatagaaattagtagCAGTAGTGATTCCCCTGCCCCCCTCACAGCGCAATGGCCACCAGGTAAAGAATATTTATCATCAATTCTGTTGAGGATTAGTATGAAAAGCTATATAATTAACTCCAAATATGTCAGATCTTTTGTTTTATGTTATACAAATGCTGATTGCTCTCCATGTTctctttcctttatttttattaGTGTTAATAAACTTCAATTTATTAGTTTGTAAGGGttgtaacttcttttttttttttactacacatGGATATCCTACAGATCGGAGAAACTGGATATTTCCGCTGATGAGCACAAGGAGGACTCACTCAGTTCCCATCTATGTAAGCCATGATGCTGTCTGCATTCTTTCAGGAAGTGCCTAGATTTCTACATAATCGTTTGCTTTACTGTGGGGTGTGTTGCAGAGAATGAACACTGAAGTCATAACACAATGGAATATTAACCTTTTatcttcttgtacttcttttaAAGCTTTTTATCTATATCATAAGTGGTTACTTAAAACTGTAGATATCAAAAAAGGCTATACTGCCCCTTTCAAAGATGTGATTGTTGGTCATCTTGAACTCCATAGCCATAGTGGTCAACAGCACTTCCCAGGAGAGTGAGTgtaggttgcttttttttttttttttttaaagacttggTAGTTTGCTCCTGCCCTTTTGGAACTCCAGTTTAGTCACAACCAGGACTGGAATCCTGATGCCATAAACTTCATTTGCAACTATCTGGGgatattccccccaccccccaccccctatttCCTGAGATCCCCTCTATCTCCCCAGTacacttagggccggattctcagAACTTACCATGCCTTTAATGATGGTTGCAAAACCTATgccagctggtttagcgtgccCAGTATGTTACGGCCCAGTTATCAGAATGGCTTActatggtcttttctgagcttcttgGCAGCCTTTGACttttccatgcaaatgtagtacaacaaggtcattactattaaaatggtagtaaaatgggctcattaatatttaaatgagcacgcTGGTCGATTCTCTGTTATCACCGAGTGATTCTCCAAACAAAGCGCTGGCTTTTAAGGACCAAAAATTACCGACTGATCCAGGAGTGCTGTTGCTGATACTATGAAAAGTGTGTTTCAGGTGCATGTTtttggctgtggctcatgataaaaattttaaaacatgctATTCACATAAGTTATAGTAATATAacgatgggaaaaaaaaaatctcaaaaccaCGCATCACTAGCACATTTATTAAAGGTGTGTATTAAACGCGTGTCTTATATGCGCTTGTTGAAAACCGACGATTGCacctcccctccatccaataacactggcacacctatgattgacacaGCGAAATAGTGTTGCTAGTGGTTCTCCACCCCTCCTATCCACCCATGCCTCTTTCCATGGATTATTTTGCACATGTGCCAATTGCTATCACAGTGACTGATTTTAAGTAAATTTgacgaacctcatttgcatacatGGTTCTTTtagaatgactcatcttttttGAATAGATAGATTTATGGCTGGTGatattagagaatcatgcctttaGTCTGCACAGTCAGTGACAGTCCTTCGCTGGAAGCCATGTACCAGGACTCCCATATGGTCCTGAACCTGACCACTAGGTGTCACCCTTAAACAGTGACTGTGACTCCCTCCAGGGCTGTTTATGTCACTTCTGCAGCAACCACAGCTCTACCTGACCTATGGAGTAGAAGATCTAAATCAGAAGTCAAACTGGGAACCTTCTGCATGACAGTGCACACCACCACCACTAAGCCATCTCTGAGACAATAATGTTGTGTTTCAGGTGTGTACTGCTACAGAGTGAATAAACGACTCTTTCTGAATCCAAGTTCAGAATCATGTCCTATTTGTAAAACTAAAAGAAACCAACAACACCGAACTCTGGGAGAGGAACGCCTATATCAGGTGTGTACAGTGGAAATCAGTACTTTAGTTGTTTCAGGAAAGATTCTCAATAGTGTAAATTTGCATGTAGACTGTGGACAAGATAGTTGTCAAGGTTTGCTTTAATAATGTTTTTTTATAGTGCTTCAAAATGGGCCATCGCTACAAAAGCTCTGGAGGAAGGGATGGCCCTGATAGTACTTTACCTAAAGCAAATGTTTCTCATGTGATTCAgggtcaactttcccaagtccacTCTTCTTCCTCCCTATAAGTACAAAGTACATCGTCGGAAGAGCTTTGATGCTGTGGACAGCCTGGCTTTAATCCCCGTAAGTTGCTGCCTTTCTAGCTTCTTGTAAGTAAAGCTGTTTTCACAACCACTGTTTTCACAGTCACTTTAGGGGTAATTTTTAGGCTGGTAACTATGTTTTGTAAGCTTGTGGTTATTGAGTAAGGTATCTGTGGCCTGCAAGccagttttttttaaaggaaaatgcCCATGGAGTTTTCCTTTTATAAGCATGCAGGGTAAAAGCAAACAGGGATATTTAAAGCATAAACAGTTTGTATTGAACTCACAAAGAAGGAAAATATAGTCAGTCATCATATACAAACAGAGTTCAAAGTTTTACAAAATCAGCCCGAGTGCataactctcccccctcccctatcaTTATCTAACGGTATAAGTTGTATATCAAGACTCAAAAGTTTGTGTATTACCTCCCctcaccaaaaaaaaaccctcccaacGCAAATAGTATTAATAAAACAGAGCATGGTCTATGAACTAGATGAGAGGTTTGACTCTTATACCTCTCATGAGTCTTCCAACTCCCATTATACTGCACCCACATCCCTCCACCCCCGATTGAAGTTGGATTGAGCAGCAAGCAGGGATATTTCAAAATCCCTGTGCTTTTGCCAGCCTACCTGTCTTGCTCCCCAGTACTGTCTCTTCTCAGCAGAAGGCAATTTTCaaagtttttttggggtttttttttttagttttattaagaatttgattaatcgcctatcatgaATTCTAGGTGATATACAATAAAATGTGAGAGTAtacaaaaaaattaagaaaagggtatagatagaaaaatactatacaggtcctggatctgatgggccaccgcggactgctgggcatgatggacctctggtctgacccagcagaggcaatgcttatgttcttatgttaaaaacaagagggagaGTGGAGGAGCTGCAGCGTACTAATTTGGCAAAGATGGGGAGACCTCAATGCTCGAAGGCGTCTTTGAAGAGGAAACATTTCAACGCCCCTtttaatttgtcttttttttttcttccctaatGCGAGTGGGTAAAGAATTCCAAATGAAAGGGGCCGTTACTGAAAATATGGATGAATGCCTTTTTCCCCTCAAATAACTTCTCTGAAAACTACTGCTTTAGTGTAAGATGAGACAGAAAGCTATGTTCCCAATTTCACAGCCTCTTTTACATAGCCGcccggcaacagccccaaagccctttaaatctctatgggcttcggggccattagcgcagtgcagccaccagtgcggctttgtaaaagaggccgtcagTGTGCTAGGTAAAAAGCTGTGCTGGACTTTCACTTTTCCTCTGCTGCTTAGCCTCTTCAGAATTGATGCAACAGGCCGTAAAGGTCCAGAGTGGTGACTAAAGGCAGAAGAATCCCATTGGGACTTTTCGTCCCGGTTTTATGCCAGCTTATTTTTTTTTGTCATCCTGATTCTTTTCATTTCAGAAAACAACAGTTTAGGTGCATAGGAGCCAGTTCTGTGGGTACTTGAGAATCCCCAATATTGAAAAAATGCTTCCACTTTGTCCAAGTCGGCACTCCCAATCATTGTTAAAAGTTGGCTCTTGTGTATAGCTCATGATAGGATGAAAGGGTATATGTTTCAGTTTTAGTTAGGAGTCTTGATTAGTTTTAAGAATTTTAGTGATACACGTGTACAATCTTTTTGATGAGTAGATGTTCCATGCTTGTGCCCTTGCAATTCTGGAGGTTTTTCATTGAAAAGGGGGGGTATCTTAGTGAGCGCTGTTCTGTTCCCATTATTGTTTTACCCTCCAGTGACTATTGGTTGATGTGCTTCCTTTTGTTTATATATCATTACTATAAGACTACTGGGGAGGGGGCAGTCATAACACAAGGGATGAATGTGTTCAGTACTGGAATATCTATGTTGATTGATCTTTGTAAGTATTTTGAATTGGATGTCCAATAGAAAATTGTTTTACGTGTGTAAGTCATGCACTGTGTTTAAAAGTGGAGTGCACTGATGGATACCTCCTCCTTCTGGTACTGAAGGAATAAATTTCATGCCCTGATGCTTTGGGAATCTTGCAGTGCAACAGAGATCCTGAAGAGACGGAATTATATCCAGCGGCTATACCCAaggacacatagggctccttttactaaggtgcgctagcgtttttagcgcgcgctaacccccgtgctacacgaaaaatactagcgcaagctctatggaggcgttagcatgtagcacgcgtggcaatgtagtgtgtgctaaaaccactagcgcagcttagtaaaaggagcccataatttcatgattgttgcagttccGGTCTCACCATATCTAAGcaggtagaactgacatttcacCCTCAGCGTTCCATCAGTGTCTGGAGGGGACAAGATAAAGAAACTACCAAGTCGGGATGGTGTGGAAAAAAATAGAAGGGGGGACTTCCTTGAAGAAGCCGTAAGGGGAAACATGTCGGAACGACTGGTCCCCTCCCGACACTGATGGAATGCTGATGCAACTTGCATCTAagtttggttttttgtttgtttgttttttttgcaaaatCTAATTTTTAGAGATATATAGTAATCTAAATGAAAACTTTTTTAAGAAAGCACTTTGAATAAGTTCACAAAACACAGAGCACTAatttaaaatttacaaaaaaTACTGGCAGATCTGATGATGTGCATGCTTGTTCTTCTGTGGGactaaagacataagaacataagtagtgcctctgctgggtcagaccagaagtccatcatgtCCAGCGGTCAGCTCACGCGggggcccatcagatccaggacaTTGCACCCATAGTAAAGCACTTCTGAAGATTCTGCTAATTAAGAATGGTATTACTGTTCAAGATGTTACATATTTCAAGGTGACACTTTCAgctaaaatattatataaaatgAGGAGCAAGGATTTTAGcatgtgtgtttttttaattgtagTAGCATGGTTctgctatttttctttgttttgtctcACTATATTCGGCTCCTAATAAAAATTGTTCAAACATGAAAAGTAGAGTACATCTTTCACACTGGAAAAAttaccttttttttctctcctgtgCTTTCAGCACTGTTCAGCTGGCTGGGAAAGTAGCAGTTTATGCAATGATACCAACCTCAGCAGCCTGGATCTGAGGACACTAGTGGAACCCAGACCTGCAGTGAGAAATTTGCACAGCCATTCTTCCCTGGTAGGAACTTAGTTCTTTTAGATCTGTCATGACACAGTGTGCAAACTCCAAATGTACCCTGTCACAAACCTTTACTTATCGGCACCTAAAACACAAGAATGGATGACATATCAGAGCGGATGAATGCAATTGATTGGATATAtgcaagaagactttgtttacgTCACTTTATGACATCATACGCTGTTTTAAACTTGGGTGGCTTTGACCTGTGGCCATCTTTGCCGCATAGTGAGCACAAAGTTTAAGTGCCAATAAGTAAGTTTGTCTTCAGCCATGAAAAGGACTATGCATTGTTAGTGGTGAACCTAAGAAATGGCAAGGAGCGATTAGAGATTGCAGCACTAAAGATCAGCTTGTGAAACTGGCAAGTGAGACACTGTGTTCAAGCTTTTAAAAATAAGTACTGTACAGCTCTATTCCTTGCATACATTTTATGAGGTTATTGAGAAGCTGCATGCTAGTGAAAGGATTATTGCCTCACGGTTTGAACTTTGAATACATCAGTTAAAGTATGCAGGGATGACGCTATAATAAGGAGGTTTTTCAGCCAGTGAAGTAGTTTCCCTATCTAGCACTACCTGCGAGAGAAGCTCTggcagtgtgtggggatctgaggcttttccacCTTTAGAAAGTGTTTTACACAAGTTTGTCTTTTCAAAGCGTGGACAGTTGATAAGTTAATaccataaaaatatatttatgagGGGTATATTTGTGGTTGATTGAATTGTTCTCTCAGCAATCTGCATATTTTTTGCTTAAATCAAGGCTATAGAGTTCCCCATTCCCCCATGAATTACTGTGGGAGACTGGAAGTTAGTGGGCATTGGCAGTAGTGAAAGCACTGAGTAGAAGTGTTTTTTCATCTCTTCTCCCCCTCCTCAGCCTGAACTTGACTTGTTGAGAGGACTGtagcagtggggcacctcaggTCATATGAATCGCACAACAGTGCGGTCTGCTCATTCAGAGCATTATACAGGACCCAGAAATCATATTGCTAATCTATAATGAGAGTGAGGGAAGTATGGGGAATGGACTAAGGGAACATGAGTGAATAAGTTTTGTGAGTGCTCTGGGATGCGAGTGAAAGGATCAGAGGTAGCAGTGGACTTTGAGTGAGAAGGAATTGGGAGGATGAGTGGGAGTGGATTGACTCCCTTTCCTGATCTCAAATCACCATCTTCAATCCATGGTCTGCTTTCTCCTTTTCCTTCCCTGGCCCACCTTTTCTCAATTAATTTCTTTCCCTTCCATTGACTCTAGTCCCTCCTGATTCCTTCCATTTCCTCCTCTGAGAATCCTTATTTCATCCCATCccccataaaaaataaattatgcaATTTTCTGGCTTTGTGTAGTCAGTTAATTTTTTTAAGGTAAACTGCAAATGTGTGTTTAGTATACAAATTTCACATAAACTGCTACCTATTTTTCTAAGAAAGCTGagtcaggagaaaaaaaaacccacgatGCAAAAGTCGGTGAAGAAAAGTAGAACTAAACAAAAGACTTCCAACAAACCAAGAAGATCCACAGGAAATAAATAGTTTATTGAAGAAGTCAAAACTAGAAAGGACCCGATATGGCAGCGTGTTTTGGCGCAGAtgcaccttcctcaggggtactaTATCCAAGTTTGTGTCCGGCACTTTGAAAAACTTTTCTTATATAAACAGTGCACACTATTCACATTGCCCTTCATAAATTTTAATACAGTGTGTTGACCCTTAAGGCAGATGCCTCTGTACCGAAATACAGTGTTGTATCAGGTCCCTTTCATTTTGGACCTATTCAATAAACTACTTATTCCCTGTGTATCCTCTTGGTTTGTTGGAAGTTCTTTGTTCAGCCCTACCTTTTCTTCACTGACAGAATTTCCTAAGACTTGCTGCATAATCTACCCTTGagatattgcaaaaaaaaaaaactggaggcTATGTTTATAGCAACAAGAAAACCCAATATTCCATAGTGAGAGCAATCCAAACAATAAAAATAGTCCAGTCGATATAAAAATCCATCTGCACAACAGCTATTTCGGTGACCTGTTCAAAAACACGTATATTGTTTTTAGTCTATATTTTttatctggacccctgaggaaggtgtgtttgccgaaacacggaccgtgtagggtccagtggGACAAATATATGAGGACTATTaacttgtatttgtatttgtttttattgtgcaGAGTGATagataaatcatctttcagaacatcctcatccacagttttttgtttttatcgtttGGCCATGTTTATAGTCCAGTTTAGAAGCTTTATATAAATTATACTCTGTAATTAAAATTGCTTGCCCCATTTTGCTGTAAACTGCTATGGGTTTTCCTTTTGCAGACCAGAATGCAATATATGAGCCAGAAATAAGCGTCTTTCTTGTCACTGTCTTcagttgaagaaaaaaaaaaaaacattttataaagGGGTGTGGCATTTGAAAGGATGAAAGTGTCAAAtgttttcattcatttttatttctttgaattcCAGGAATTATTTCAAGGGTTGAAGATACTTCCAGATTGGATCACCTATAGGTGCATATTTTTACCTGTAAAGGCTGATTGGTATTCACAATAATCAAAGGATACTATAGAAAACATTTTCCGCCACTTGTGGGGGTACTGAGTGGCTCCTGAAAATTGGTCTGATATTTGGGCACTGTGGGGCCAAAAAGGAACATCACAAATTATCCAAATCCTTCTTGACAACTTTGAATTCCATAAAAATGACTGCTTTTAATCTGTCAAGATTTTTTTGTATTCCTTTAGCTTGGACAATGATAGAATATTGAGGGACTCTGTACTAATGGGCATTAGCTTAAACAATATAAAAAGGGATTCAATAgatataaattaaaaatgaaaaaatagtaAACAGTTGAAATAAGCTAAAAGAGTAAGCAATCTCAGTAATCACTGCAAAAGTTAATAGGTGAAGAAATTAAAAGCCTCAGAAACACTCAGAAGTAGTAAACACAAAATGCCATAGTCaaaatcataggcataaaaactcCAACTTCTCACAAAATACAGTCCACCTTGCAGTGAAAAAAACAATCTGCAGGAATAGTGCACAATGAAGTATAAACTTATCTGGAACGACACAGCTGATCAATTCTTCAAACACAGCATTCAAACGCTGCATTCCAACTTCAGTCACCAACTTTGGTGGGTCCATTCCAAAAGCCTGACAAGAATTATTGTTTTGTCGGACATGCCAGCTGCTTCAggggaatctaatataataaaatgataggccgcgcatgcgcactaaaaaaatcgtgttccctgatcccgtcgcggaaacacgagtgcgcatgcgtgggtttTACGTCACCTGCTCTCCATCTCGCGCCGCCAACGATCTCTGTTCCTCTTTGCCACGCATGTCCGCCGCCGACCTCGAGCTCCTGAGGGCCGGCGCCGCGAGCCGCCCGGCcagtgctgaggccccgcctcccgctctGCATCACGATCAAGAGAGGAGCTgtggcggcggctttcaa from Geotrypetes seraphini chromosome 15, aGeoSer1.1, whole genome shotgun sequence includes these protein-coding regions:
- the MIIP gene encoding migration and invasion-inhibitory protein, producing the protein MSEFERLQKLRLENKKLLERLKVKQGEFGEKAPGKKEAGCAAFMSSSKEGLVPPDSLSVRPLLGYDWIAGLLDMDSSLWEKSEQYFSDLHEFRQINQDECVQELLESEKLDISADEHKEDSLSSHLCVYCYRVNKRLFLNPSSESCPICKTKRNQQHRTLGEERLYQGQLSQVHSSSSL